The following proteins are encoded in a genomic region of Paenibacillus sp. FSL R7-0273:
- a CDS encoding diguanylate cyclase, which produces MPEQEACGYKDTRMLLQDTMQASGEPDDPAAWLRETDIVSYDFPYAGQLLAESFREWCGMAVLPFARSWEWCVLNYKGKFVETAEPAGGRGSLWKKAWEAAAAGSLLTGELFVLSAEDAGGSQEVKLLVIPVFTRSKGEIFALLGCAMPAEQFMQGGRYTAEAMALHYQTCFYRRFEHVFVSDLAGVHQHAERESNRRSLLFQIVQRMHDNIDVNAVLTEVIDSISAMYPGARLELFMSQDHRSTHPQVKPLPLRWGADDVCAKAFKDGRVALHAGRDNNSVEIGLPLGGKQGVYGVFHMMLDKPAFPDVDLRFLTMVADTAGTAFENAKLYERSNQLIRELRMSNELTQRLNQSLRLGDIFQYAFEELLEMFGADYCCILHLNEKKGGLEAIACNYPPLRGEIIDNGKGLGGRVYSSGEPLILSEYSGAEGIHSRLMAATQSQSAIATPLNVGGEVRGAIMLTHREPHFFSYDSFRLLQAMAGHIGLAVGNARLHAEVRYLANRDSLTGLYARHYLDEEIKERQTKDFCGTLIVVDIDQFKMVNDTYGHQRGDKILKQVSEIVKSSIRQGDIAARWGGEELAVYLPQLGIQQAVYVAERIRKRVMGETEPRVTVSCGIAEWSWTDDRVSVESLFYRADMALYEAKNNGRNQVVTDRKNAENSAKNP; this is translated from the coding sequence ATGCCGGAACAGGAAGCATGCGGTTATAAAGACACACGTATGCTGTTGCAGGACACAATGCAAGCAAGCGGAGAGCCCGATGATCCCGCCGCATGGCTAAGGGAGACGGATATTGTATCCTATGACTTTCCCTACGCAGGCCAATTGCTTGCAGAGAGCTTCAGGGAATGGTGCGGGATGGCTGTACTGCCGTTTGCCCGGTCATGGGAATGGTGTGTACTGAATTATAAAGGGAAATTTGTAGAGACGGCAGAGCCTGCCGGGGGACGGGGCAGTCTATGGAAGAAGGCGTGGGAGGCAGCCGCTGCGGGCAGCCTGCTTACAGGAGAGCTTTTTGTGCTTTCGGCAGAGGATGCGGGGGGCAGCCAGGAGGTTAAGCTGCTGGTAATTCCCGTATTCACCAGAAGCAAAGGCGAGATATTTGCCCTGCTGGGCTGCGCGATGCCGGCTGAGCAGTTCATGCAGGGCGGCCGGTATACGGCAGAAGCGATGGCGCTGCACTACCAGACCTGTTTTTACCGCAGATTTGAGCATGTGTTTGTATCTGATCTGGCCGGGGTGCATCAGCATGCCGAGCGCGAAAGCAACCGGCGCTCGCTGCTGTTCCAGATCGTCCAGCGGATGCATGATAACATCGACGTCAATGCCGTGCTGACAGAGGTTATTGACAGCATTTCAGCGATGTACCCGGGTGCACGGCTCGAGCTGTTCATGTCGCAGGACCACCGGAGCACCCATCCGCAGGTAAAGCCGCTGCCGCTGCGCTGGGGGGCAGACGATGTCTGCGCCAAGGCCTTTAAGGACGGACGGGTGGCACTGCATGCCGGACGGGATAACAATTCGGTGGAAATCGGCCTGCCGCTTGGGGGCAAGCAGGGAGTGTACGGCGTCTTTCATATGATGCTGGACAAGCCTGCCTTCCCCGATGTGGATCTCCGCTTTCTCACAATGGTTGCGGATACCGCAGGGACCGCCTTTGAGAATGCCAAGCTCTACGAGCGCTCGAACCAGCTGATCCGTGAGCTGCGGATGAGCAATGAGCTGACCCAGCGGCTGAATCAGAGCCTGCGTCTGGGGGATATTTTTCAGTATGCCTTTGAAGAGCTGCTGGAAATGTTCGGCGCCGATTACTGCTGTATCCTGCATCTGAATGAGAAGAAGGGCGGGCTTGAGGCCATTGCCTGTAACTACCCTCCGCTGCGCGGCGAAATTATTGATAACGGCAAAGGATTGGGCGGACGGGTGTACAGCTCGGGAGAGCCGCTTATTCTATCGGAGTACAGCGGGGCGGAAGGCATTCATTCAAGGCTTATGGCAGCCACGCAGTCGCAGTCGGCGATTGCTACACCGCTTAATGTGGGAGGAGAGGTGCGGGGGGCTATTATGCTGACCCACAGGGAGCCGCACTTCTTCTCCTATGACAGCTTCCGTCTGCTGCAGGCGATGGCCGGCCATATCGGGCTGGCTGTCGGCAACGCGCGCCTGCATGCGGAGGTGCGTTATTTGGCGAACCGGGACAGCCTTACGGGGCTGTATGCCCGCCATTATCTGGATGAGGAGATCAAGGAGCGGCAGACCAAGGACTTCTGCGGAACGCTCATAGTGGTCGATATTGACCAGTTCAAGATGGTTAACGATACCTACGGGCATCAGAGGGGCGACAAGATTCTGAAGCAGGTCAGTGAGATTGTGAAGTCCTCCATCCGCCAGGGTGATATTGCCGCAAGATGGGGCGGTGAAGAGCTGGCGGTATATCTGCCGCAGCTTGGCATCCAGCAGGCCGTATATGTGGCGGAACGGATACGCAAGCGGGTTATGGGCGAAACGGAGCCGCGGGTAACGGTATCCTGCGGTATCGCTGAATGGAGCTGGACAGATGACCGGGTAAGCGTCGAATCCCTGTTTTACCGTGCGGATATGGCGCTTTACGAGGCAAAGAACAACGGCCGTAATCAGGTCGTAACAGACCGTAAAAATGCAGAGAATAGTGCAAAGAATCCTTAA